One Methanohalophilus mahii DSM 5219 genomic window carries:
- the hdrC gene encoding CoB--CoM heterodisulfide reductase subunit C: protein MAGAPSIEEVIEDFNVLKCMQCGVCSGSCPSGRQASLNVRRLVRKIGRDHAAISDESLWMCTTCYNCQERCPRGIAIVDAILAVRSIAAHEGLILERHRQVANLLQEHGHAVPIDDAHKEKRMQLGLNSLPSTVHSHPDDLKDVKLLLASCGFGDITGGKE from the coding sequence ATGGCAGGTGCTCCTTCAATTGAGGAGGTTATAGAGGATTTCAATGTCCTGAAATGTATGCAGTGTGGCGTATGCAGTGGTAGTTGCCCCTCTGGCAGACAGGCCAGTCTGAATGTCAGGCGGCTTGTGCGCAAGATAGGCAGGGATCATGCAGCCATCTCTGATGAATCTCTTTGGATGTGCACGACCTGCTACAACTGTCAGGAGAGATGTCCCCGGGGTATTGCAATTGTGGATGCCATACTTGCTGTGCGCAGTATTGCCGCCCATGAGGGGTTGATTCTGGAGCGACACAGGCAAGTGGCCAATCTGCTTCAGGAACATGGCCACGCTGTCCCTATTGATGACGCTCACAAAGAAAAACGCATGCAACTGGGCCTGAATTCCCTGCCATCCACGGTCCACAGCCATCCTGATGACCTGAAAGATGTAAAGCTCCTGCTTGCAAGTTGTGGTTTCGGGGATATTACAGGGGGGAAGGAATGA
- the glnA gene encoding type I glutamate--ammonia ligase: MKHKPEIQTKEDVLEAVVENDVKFIRTQFTDTMGIIKSWAIPSEDLDEAFDEGVMFDGSSIEGFTRIEESDMMLMPDPSTFRILPWRPTEGAVARIIGDVKLPNGKPFEGDPRYILKKALREADDMGYSMNVGPELEFFLFKLDGQGNPTTELTDKGGYFDFAPLDMAQDVRREIDYALEHMGFKIEASHHEVAPSQHEIDFRFSDALTTADNVITFRYVVKSIANHHGYYATFMPKPLYGVNGSGMHANQSLMSQEGENVFFDPNTPNQLSDIARYYTGGLLEHIREFAAITNPTVNSYKRLVPGYEAPIYITWSDSNRSSLIRIPSTRGKGTRVELRCPDPACNPYLAFATMLSAGLDGIKNKTDPGEAVTHNIFNLSGKDREDMGINSLPGSLKEAIDEMAGSEFVKKTVGDHLFNNYLCAKNKEWDDYKARVHQWELDTYLSVL; encoded by the coding sequence ATGAAACATAAGCCAGAGATACAGACCAAAGAAGACGTACTTGAAGCGGTCGTCGAAAATGATGTAAAGTTTATACGTACCCAGTTCACCGACACAATGGGAATTATCAAGAGCTGGGCAATTCCTTCTGAGGACCTTGATGAGGCATTCGATGAAGGAGTGATGTTCGATGGATCCTCGATCGAAGGATTCACCCGCATTGAGGAATCAGACATGATGCTCATGCCCGACCCTTCAACATTCCGTATCCTGCCCTGGAGACCAACCGAAGGAGCCGTCGCCCGAATAATAGGTGATGTAAAATTGCCGAATGGCAAACCCTTCGAAGGTGATCCACGTTACATTCTCAAAAAGGCTCTCAGGGAAGCCGATGACATGGGATATTCCATGAATGTGGGACCGGAACTTGAGTTCTTCCTGTTCAAACTGGATGGTCAAGGCAATCCCACAACCGAGCTTACCGATAAAGGAGGTTACTTCGACTTTGCACCCCTGGACATGGCCCAGGACGTGCGCAGGGAAATTGACTATGCCCTGGAACACATGGGATTCAAGATAGAGGCATCACACCACGAAGTTGCCCCTTCACAGCACGAGATCGATTTCAGGTTCTCGGATGCCCTTACCACCGCAGATAATGTAATCACGTTCAGGTATGTGGTCAAATCCATAGCAAACCACCATGGTTACTATGCAACCTTCATGCCAAAACCACTCTACGGTGTAAACGGCTCAGGAATGCATGCCAACCAATCTTTGATGTCACAGGAGGGGGAAAATGTATTCTTTGATCCGAATACTCCAAACCAGCTCTCCGACATAGCCAGGTATTACACCGGCGGACTGCTGGAACATATAAGGGAATTTGCGGCAATAACCAACCCAACTGTCAACTCTTATAAAAGACTCGTACCAGGATATGAAGCTCCCATCTACATAACCTGGTCCGACAGTAACCGCAGTTCCCTGATACGTATCCCGTCAACCAGAGGCAAGGGCACAAGGGTAGAACTCAGATGTCCGGATCCGGCATGCAATCCATATCTTGCCTTTGCAACCATGCTTTCTGCAGGCCTGGATGGAATCAAGAACAAAACCGATCCTGGAGAAGCAGTAACCCACAATATATTCAACCTTTCCGGAAAGGATAGGGAAGACATGGGAATCAATTCGCTGCCCGGAAGTCTCAAAGAAGCGATCGATGAGATGGCAGGCAGCGAATTTGTTAAAAAGACCGTGGGTGACCACCTTTTCAACAATTATCTCTGTGCCAAGAACAAGGAATGGGATGATTATAAGGCGCGGGTACACCAGTGGGAACTGGATACCTACCTTAGCGTACTTTAA
- a CDS encoding class II glutamine amidotransferase: MCGIIGVIDRHKQKMNGSGIKEALSLMNERGSGEGAGYAAYGIYPDFEDCYALHIFFDNLVEPKSKVDDIIQKWGRIVHQEEIPTKEQPNLKRNHVPWRYFFKPYTDLMPGSLTPDEDIVKYLVMEINSSAIEGALVFSSGKNMGVFKAAGWPEDVANFYKIDEYEGYIWLAHNRYPTNTPGWWGGAHPFNLLNWSVVHNGEITSYGTNQRYVESNGYQCTMFTDTEVVAYLFDLLGRHHELPSEIIVKAMAPPFWDEIDEMDDHERALNKAIRLTYGPALMNGPFAIVVATHNGIVGFTDRIKLRPLVVGEHGSRLYISSEEAAIRTMDPQVEDIHMPGAGEPVIGRVVT, translated from the coding sequence ATGTGCGGGATAATAGGAGTTATTGACAGACATAAACAAAAAATGAATGGTTCGGGAATCAAGGAAGCCCTCAGCCTTATGAATGAGCGTGGCAGTGGTGAAGGCGCAGGTTATGCCGCATATGGCATATACCCCGATTTTGAGGACTGTTATGCCCTGCACATATTCTTTGATAACCTTGTGGAACCAAAATCAAAAGTTGATGATATCATCCAGAAGTGGGGACGCATCGTCCATCAGGAAGAAATTCCTACAAAGGAACAACCCAACCTGAAAAGGAATCATGTTCCCTGGAGATACTTCTTCAAACCCTACACAGACCTTATGCCCGGAAGTCTCACACCGGATGAAGATATTGTCAAATATCTGGTCATGGAAATAAATTCTTCCGCTATAGAAGGGGCCCTGGTTTTTTCCTCCGGGAAAAATATGGGAGTATTCAAGGCCGCTGGATGGCCTGAAGATGTGGCTAATTTTTACAAAATAGATGAATATGAAGGCTATATCTGGCTGGCACATAACCGTTATCCTACCAACACACCCGGATGGTGGGGAGGAGCGCATCCGTTTAACCTGCTTAACTGGTCGGTTGTGCATAACGGGGAAATCACTTCCTACGGGACAAACCAGAGATACGTGGAAAGTAATGGTTACCAGTGTACAATGTTTACCGATACCGAAGTTGTTGCATACCTGTTTGATCTTCTCGGCAGACATCACGAATTGCCATCAGAGATTATTGTAAAAGCAATGGCTCCACCCTTCTGGGATGAGATTGATGAAATGGATGATCACGAGCGTGCACTCAACAAGGCAATCCGCCTGACCTACGGCCCAGCTCTCATGAACGGTCCCTTCGCAATAGTTGTGGCCACCCATAACGGTATAGTGGGGTTCACTGACAGGATAAAACTCCGGCCACTGGTAGTTGGGGAACACGGCTCACGATTATACATCTCCAGCGAGGAAGCCGCAATCAGAACCATGGATCCCCAGGTGGAGGACATCCACATGCCGGGTGCAGGAGAACCTGTAATCGGGAGGGTTGTAACATGA
- a CDS encoding glutamate synthase-related protein, with the protein MSLGSVPLKYRIQIDRQQCMQCMRCVDNCSYGVFREEDDGNILIDSRKCTACHRCISMCPRDAINLSERPVDYRSHPLWTPEAREDVINQSRSGRIVLAGMGNAKDYPIIYDRLVLDACQVTNPSIDPLREPMELRTYLGQKPSKLDIRKQENGDFELNTKLSPNLELQTPIMIGHMSYGAISLNAQLSLAKAAAKTGTYMGTGEGGLHKDIYPYQDNMIVQVASGRFGVDINYLERGAAIEIKIGQGAKPGIGGHLPGEKVCTDVSCTRMIPAGSDAISPAPHHDIYSIEDLAQLVRGLKEATEWKKPVFVKIAAVHNVAAVAAGIARSSADAVVIDGFRGGTGASPKVFRDNVGIPIEAAVASVDQKLNDQGIRNKVSVIASGGIRNSADIAKSIALGADAVYIGTAALISMGCRVCGNCYRGLCPWGIATQREDLVSRLDPEVESEHVANLINSWTLELSELMGAAGINSIESLRGNRSRLRGYMLDEGTLDVLQVKPVGA; encoded by the coding sequence ATGAGCCTGGGAAGCGTACCCCTGAAATACCGCATCCAGATAGACAGACAGCAATGCATGCAATGTATGAGGTGTGTGGATAATTGTTCCTATGGTGTATTTCGGGAAGAGGATGATGGCAATATCCTTATCGATTCCCGCAAGTGCACAGCATGCCACCGTTGCATTTCAATGTGTCCGCGGGATGCCATCAATCTCAGTGAAAGACCAGTAGACTACCGCAGCCACCCCCTGTGGACTCCTGAGGCCCGAGAGGATGTCATAAACCAATCACGAAGTGGCAGGATCGTGCTGGCAGGGATGGGAAATGCCAAGGATTATCCTATTATCTACGACAGGTTGGTACTGGATGCCTGCCAGGTAACAAATCCGAGTATAGATCCCCTGCGAGAGCCTATGGAATTACGTACCTACCTGGGACAAAAACCTTCAAAACTTGATATACGGAAGCAGGAAAATGGGGACTTTGAACTCAATACCAAACTATCCCCTAACCTGGAATTGCAGACCCCGATAATGATCGGACATATGAGTTATGGTGCTATCAGCCTCAATGCCCAGTTAAGTCTTGCAAAGGCAGCAGCCAAAACCGGCACATATATGGGAACCGGGGAAGGTGGCCTGCATAAGGACATTTACCCATATCAGGATAATATGATCGTGCAGGTTGCCTCAGGAAGGTTTGGTGTGGATATTAACTATCTCGAGAGAGGAGCAGCTATCGAGATCAAGATTGGACAGGGTGCAAAACCCGGCATCGGCGGACATCTGCCCGGGGAGAAGGTGTGCACAGATGTTTCCTGTACACGAATGATACCCGCAGGCAGCGATGCGATTAGCCCCGCCCCTCACCATGACATCTACAGCATAGAGGACCTGGCACAGCTGGTAAGAGGGCTCAAGGAAGCAACCGAATGGAAGAAACCGGTTTTCGTAAAAATTGCAGCTGTACATAATGTCGCAGCTGTGGCGGCTGGTATTGCAAGATCCTCGGCAGATGCGGTAGTAATAGACGGTTTCCGTGGAGGTACCGGAGCTTCTCCAAAGGTATTCAGGGACAATGTGGGCATTCCCATCGAGGCAGCAGTTGCCAGTGTTGATCAGAAACTCAATGACCAGGGCATCCGTAACAAGGTTTCGGTAATTGCCAGTGGAGGGATTCGCAACAGTGCCGATATTGCCAAGTCCATAGCCCTTGGTGCAGACGCCGTTTATATCGGAACCGCAGCCCTGATTTCAATGGGATGCCGGGTTTGTGGGAACTGTTACCGTGGTTTGTGCCCCTGGGGCATTGCCACCCAGAGGGAGGATCTTGTCAGCCGGCTTGATCCGGAAGTTGAGTCCGAACATGTTGCAAATCTAATTAACTCCTGGACCCTGGAACTCAGTGAACTCATGGGGGCAGCCGGAATCAATAGTATCGAAAGTCTGAGAGGTAACCGTAGCAGGCTGCGTGGTTATATGCTGGATGAAGGCACCCTGGATGTGCTGCAGGTAAAACCTGTGGGGGCCTGA
- a CDS encoding GltB/FmdC/FwdC-like GXGXG domain-containing protein, which translates to MEPVRIDAKGLHYTPLNQQIRKAVSEGATDIIVDNVLGQRFIADGLKGEVTIRINGVPGGDLGMFMNGPTCIVKGNCDHAPGNTMDSGKLVIHGSAGDAVAHSMRGGKVFVRDDIGYRGGIHMKEYGEGHKPILIIGDNACSFLGEYIAGGVIIALGRSGKVFGGRGVGSGIHGGEIILRGELKERQLGVGAKITEFTEEDLEKIRPYIEEFCEYFGIDPEKYLDTKYTKIVAASSRPFAGKYVWE; encoded by the coding sequence ATGGAACCAGTACGCATAGATGCAAAAGGACTCCATTACACACCCCTGAATCAGCAGATACGCAAAGCTGTTTCAGAGGGAGCCACTGATATTATCGTGGATAATGTGCTTGGCCAGCGATTCATAGCAGATGGGTTGAAAGGAGAAGTAACAATCCGAATCAACGGTGTTCCAGGGGGCGACCTTGGAATGTTTATGAACGGCCCCACCTGTATCGTGAAAGGCAACTGCGACCACGCACCCGGCAATACCATGGACAGTGGAAAGCTAGTTATCCACGGAAGTGCAGGAGATGCCGTAGCTCACAGCATGAGAGGCGGCAAGGTCTTCGTGAGGGACGATATCGGTTACAGAGGAGGTATCCATATGAAGGAATATGGAGAAGGGCACAAACCCATCCTGATTATTGGAGACAATGCCTGTTCTTTTCTGGGAGAATACATAGCCGGGGGAGTAATAATTGCCCTTGGCAGGAGTGGAAAGGTTTTTGGAGGCAGAGGTGTTGGCAGCGGAATTCACGGTGGCGAGATCATCCTGCGAGGGGAATTAAAAGAAAGACAGCTTGGCGTGGGTGCCAAAATAACTGAATTCACAGAAGAAGATCTGGAAAAGATAAGGCCTTATATTGAAGAATTCTGTGAATATTTTGGAATTGACCCGGAAAAATATCTGGATACCAAATACACAAAAATAGTCGCGGCAAGCAGCAGGCCTTTTGCGGGCAAATATGTCTGGGAGTGA
- a CDS encoding Coenzyme F420 hydrogenase/dehydrogenase, beta subunit C-terminal domain — MTNYLDLKEKVWDTNRCSGCGGCVAVCPADALYFKKGEESINPSSNGYCKDATDGVPCGACYDICPRIEGEMPESSSCREEYMAAKAGFEIPGKQSGGAVSAILYDSLERGIIDAVVTVTEDPWTLKPKSSVIMSSEALISSAGSRYNWWVPLLAALKEAVIRKKCKNIAIVALPCAARAVEKLRKSDNELLGPFAKSIKYVIGLFCTESFDYEKLMEGKLKSELQINPHDIERMDVRGKLVVKLKNEEISIPLKDIEDTIRPGCHICKDFDALYADIAAGSVGSPQGYTTLIVRSDTGKVAVDRALESGRLVATDEADPAVVTKYRDKKAEK, encoded by the coding sequence ATGACCAATTACCTCGATCTTAAGGAAAAAGTCTGGGACACCAACCGTTGCAGCGGATGCGGAGGGTGTGTGGCAGTATGTCCTGCAGATGCCCTGTATTTCAAGAAGGGAGAAGAATCCATAAATCCCTCCAGCAATGGCTACTGCAAGGATGCCACTGATGGTGTTCCCTGTGGAGCATGTTATGATATATGCCCCCGCATAGAAGGAGAAATGCCCGAAAGTAGCAGCTGCAGGGAAGAATACATGGCTGCAAAGGCAGGTTTTGAAATCCCCGGAAAACAGAGTGGAGGAGCGGTTTCTGCGATTCTGTATGACAGTCTGGAAAGGGGCATTATTGATGCCGTTGTAACTGTAACAGAAGATCCATGGACCCTGAAACCAAAATCCTCAGTCATCATGTCCAGTGAGGCATTGATAAGCAGTGCAGGAAGCCGTTATAACTGGTGGGTTCCGCTGCTTGCAGCCCTGAAGGAAGCCGTAATCAGGAAGAAATGCAAGAATATAGCAATCGTTGCCTTGCCCTGTGCTGCCCGGGCAGTGGAGAAACTGCGCAAGAGTGACAATGAATTGCTTGGACCCTTTGCAAAATCGATAAAATATGTAATCGGCCTGTTCTGTACAGAAAGTTTCGATTATGAAAAACTCATGGAAGGCAAACTCAAATCAGAACTGCAGATCAACCCACATGACATCGAACGCATGGATGTAAGAGGAAAACTCGTTGTCAAACTCAAGAATGAGGAAATCAGCATTCCTTTGAAAGATATCGAAGATACTATTCGCCCAGGTTGTCACATATGCAAGGATTTCGATGCCCTGTATGCTGATATTGCTGCAGGTTCTGTGGGAAGCCCGCAAGGATATACAACGTTAATTGTGCGCAGCGATACGGGAAAAGTAGCAGTCGACAGAGCTCTTGAAAGCGGCAGGCTCGTTGCAACAGATGAAGCCGATCCTGCAGTTGTCACAAAATACAGGGATAAAAAGGCAGAAAAATGA
- the xseA gene encoding exodeoxyribonuclease VII large subunit: protein MMGIYTVTGLNKYIKNVLTSEMALQHIWVEGEISNLTKHRSGHYYFSIKDGSSQLSCVSFRSTNRKLKFEPEKDMKVLVFGSVNVYTVRGQYQLQVLDIRPDGVGELYKAFEQLKKRLEAEGLFAPEHKRPLPRYPRKIGVATSATGAAIHDILHVLQRRYPVDILLCPTIVQGETSADSIIRSLELLNRTDADLIITGRGGGSFEDLWSFNEEKVARAIYNSRLPVIAAIGHETDFTISDFAADVRAPTPSAAAEIAVPDRTEMARHIDVLRQRMESALKTQIQNQKKHLEYLSGRISPDRYRELLNQRTQHLDEVTYRLASRTEYMMQTKVAELGALAGRLNAVSPLNTFERGYCVAQSDQGGTITGVIDIEKGQSLQLKFRDGCCRVEHKENLDEGC from the coding sequence ATGATGGGCATCTATACTGTAACCGGGCTGAACAAATATATCAAAAACGTGTTAACTTCTGAAATGGCCCTGCAGCACATCTGGGTGGAAGGGGAAATATCCAACCTCACAAAACACCGATCCGGCCATTATTATTTTTCCATAAAGGACGGATCAAGTCAGCTAAGCTGTGTCAGTTTTCGCTCCACAAACCGCAAATTGAAATTTGAACCTGAAAAGGACATGAAAGTGCTGGTTTTTGGATCGGTAAATGTTTACACCGTCCGTGGACAGTACCAGCTGCAGGTGCTGGACATCCGCCCGGATGGCGTGGGCGAATTGTATAAAGCATTCGAACAACTCAAAAAAAGACTTGAAGCAGAAGGGTTGTTTGCTCCCGAACATAAAAGACCCCTTCCCCGTTATCCACGCAAGATAGGAGTTGCCACATCTGCCACAGGCGCAGCTATACACGACATATTGCATGTGCTACAAAGACGCTATCCTGTAGATATCCTGCTCTGCCCGACAATTGTCCAGGGAGAGACTTCCGCAGATAGTATTATAAGATCCCTGGAATTGCTTAATCGTACAGATGCAGACCTCATTATCACCGGCAGAGGAGGAGGTTCCTTTGAAGACCTGTGGTCATTCAATGAGGAAAAGGTCGCACGTGCTATCTACAATTCCAGACTTCCAGTTATAGCGGCGATAGGGCATGAAACTGATTTCACAATATCAGATTTTGCAGCAGATGTGCGTGCACCCACCCCCTCAGCAGCCGCAGAAATTGCAGTGCCCGACAGGACAGAAATGGCAAGACACATCGATGTCCTCAGGCAGAGAATGGAATCTGCACTCAAAACTCAGATTCAGAACCAGAAAAAACATCTTGAATACCTTTCAGGCCGAATTAGTCCTGATAGGTACAGGGAACTGCTCAACCAGCGCACCCAACATCTGGATGAGGTTACATATCGCCTGGCATCCAGAACGGAATATATGATGCAAACTAAAGTTGCAGAACTCGGTGCCCTTGCAGGGCGATTGAATGCCGTAAGTCCCCTTAATACTTTTGAACGTGGATACTGTGTGGCGCAGTCCGATCAAGGAGGGACCATAACCGGTGTTATTGATATTGAGAAGGGACAGAGTTTACAATTGAAATTCAGGGATGGGTGTTGCAGAGTGGAGCATAAAGAAAATTTGGATGAGGGATGCTAA
- a CDS encoding exodeoxyribonuclease VII small subunit, with protein MSSNTENRNFEDSLLELEDIVEKLENGQISLQESMEMFERGIKLAGICNNILQESEQRIEQLIERNEEIETWDFEQES; from the coding sequence ATGTCATCAAACACTGAAAACAGGAACTTTGAGGATAGCCTGCTCGAACTCGAGGATATTGTGGAAAAACTTGAAAACGGACAGATTTCCCTCCAGGAAAGCATGGAAATGTTCGAGAGAGGAATAAAACTTGCAGGCATCTGCAATAACATTTTGCAAGAATCTGAACAACGCATAGAGCAACTCATAGAAAGAAATGAAGAAATTGAAACATGGGATTTTGAGCAGGAATCCTGA
- a CDS encoding ATPase domain-containing protein, which produces MSELREIPCHIDGMDEIVGGFKSPSIILIAGTAGVGKTTMALQMLSNAAKDGEKTLYIPITTENSDRLKMYLSTFEFLDESVEVHEINRPIAEKDPLSTLIEMDNTISSTKPDRLVIDPITPIGFGFVEQERRRFFYTLDSMVRESNSLVFLTGELMKDEIHNYVVSHLADGIIYLSRTNQGMQTSNQMEVLKMTGVQPPYSNECMTQKFNYMVSTQGFRAYPNLKYEEQAPENGKVETGIDEVDKMLNGGIPAGSSILVGGEPGTGKTIMGWQFIQQGLENGENCAIITFYESVDQIIKATGDLGWDLQPYIDEEKLSIITYETEKICYAEYSNRISNIVEEKKPSRLLIDGLVNVEITIIDPVKRRGFLHSLVGYLKSHSVTTLFTTELFGGAEKIRSKESSFIMDNVILLKQTDTEKGMKRQFQIIKSRGTASEPLIKEYRIKEGGIEIM; this is translated from the coding sequence ATGAGTGAATTGAGGGAAATCCCCTGTCATATTGATGGCATGGACGAAATCGTGGGTGGTTTCAAGTCCCCTTCGATCATTCTTATTGCGGGGACGGCTGGTGTAGGTAAGACAACCATGGCACTGCAGATGCTGTCAAATGCAGCAAAAGACGGCGAAAAAACCCTGTACATACCAATTACCACGGAAAATTCCGATCGGCTGAAGATGTACCTGTCTACTTTTGAATTTCTGGATGAATCTGTGGAAGTACATGAGATTAACAGGCCGATTGCAGAAAAAGACCCACTAAGTACCCTTATCGAAATGGACAATACCATATCATCCACAAAACCAGACAGGCTTGTAATAGATCCTATCACACCTATAGGATTTGGATTTGTGGAGCAGGAAAGAAGACGTTTCTTCTACACGCTGGACTCAATGGTGCGTGAATCCAACTCCCTGGTGTTTCTGACAGGCGAACTAATGAAAGATGAAATTCACAATTATGTGGTCAGCCATCTTGCAGATGGAATAATTTATCTGTCCAGAACCAACCAGGGCATGCAAACCTCCAACCAGATGGAAGTTCTCAAGATGACAGGAGTTCAGCCCCCCTACAGCAATGAGTGCATGACCCAGAAATTCAATTATATGGTGAGCACACAGGGATTCAGGGCATACCCCAATCTGAAGTATGAAGAACAGGCTCCTGAGAATGGAAAGGTGGAAACGGGCATCGATGAAGTTGACAAAATGTTAAATGGAGGCATCCCGGCAGGTAGTTCTATTCTTGTAGGGGGAGAACCCGGCACCGGGAAAACAATAATGGGATGGCAATTTATTCAGCAGGGACTCGAAAACGGGGAAAACTGTGCTATAATCACCTTTTATGAAAGTGTAGACCAGATAATAAAGGCCACAGGTGATCTTGGGTGGGACCTGCAACCATATATTGACGAAGAAAAACTTAGTATAATCACTTATGAAACCGAAAAGATCTGTTATGCAGAATATTCCAACCGTATAAGTAATATTGTTGAGGAAAAAAAACCTTCCAGACTTCTAATCGATGGCCTTGTGAATGTAGAAATCACAATAATAGACCCTGTTAAGAGAAGAGGTTTTTTGCATTCCCTTGTAGGTTACCTGAAAAGCCATAGTGTTACGACGCTGTTTACCACAGAACTTTTTGGCGGGGCTGAAAAGATAAGAAGCAAGGAGTCGTCTTTCATAATGGATAATGTAATCCTGCTTAAACAGACAGATACTGAAAAGGGAATGAAGAGGCAGTTCCAGATCATCAAATCAAGAGGAACTGCCAGTGAACCCCTTATAAAGGAATATAGGATAAAAGAAGGCGGAATTGAGATAATGTGA
- the tnpB gene encoding IS200/IS605 family element RNA-guided endonuclease TnpB encodes MLKAYKYRMYPTKEQEEKFFQHFGACRFIYNWALEQKIKSYEQDGKSISRFDLNKGITILKRDGEHEWLKDVNSQSLQGATLNLDNAFTRFFREKRSFPKFKSKKNPVQAYNVPQNYKVDFENNKIYLPKIGNVKTILHRHYGDGDLKTATVSRTSTGKYYISILVDNGLETPKKSEFSENDTVGIDVGIKDFAITSNGNKIDNPKHLRNSMKRLKVLSKRLSRKQKGSKNRKKARQKIAKIHEKISNQRHDFQHKVSTKLISENQAVVLETLNVSGMLKNHNLAQHISDASWSSFVTKLEYKAEWYGKTILRIGQFEPSTKICNVCGYHNKNITLADRKWQCHDCGTSHDRDVNAAVNIKKFALNTQNLIGI; translated from the coding sequence ATGTTAAAAGCCTACAAATATAGAATGTATCCTACAAAAGAGCAGGAAGAGAAGTTCTTTCAACACTTCGGTGCATGTAGATTCATCTATAATTGGGCTTTAGAACAAAAAATCAAATCCTATGAACAGGATGGAAAATCAATCTCAAGGTTTGACCTGAACAAAGGGATTACAATATTAAAGAGAGACGGAGAGCACGAATGGCTCAAAGACGTTAATTCTCAGTCATTGCAGGGTGCTACTCTCAATCTCGATAATGCCTTTACACGATTTTTCAGAGAGAAAAGGAGTTTTCCTAAGTTTAAATCAAAGAAAAATCCAGTACAGGCATATAATGTACCTCAGAATTACAAGGTTGATTTTGAGAATAATAAGATATACCTTCCGAAAATAGGTAACGTCAAGACTATTTTACATCGTCACTATGGAGATGGAGACCTAAAAACCGCTACAGTATCACGCACATCTACCGGAAAATACTACATTAGTATTCTTGTAGATAATGGTCTGGAAACCCCGAAAAAATCGGAATTTTCGGAAAACGATACTGTGGGTATAGATGTAGGTATCAAGGACTTTGCCATCACGTCAAATGGTAACAAAATCGATAATCCAAAACATCTTAGAAACTCAATGAAGCGTCTTAAAGTTCTATCAAAACGCCTCTCTCGAAAACAGAAAGGGTCAAAAAATAGAAAAAAAGCACGTCAAAAAATAGCCAAAATCCATGAAAAAATAAGCAACCAAAGACACGATTTCCAGCATAAGGTTTCGACAAAGCTCATTAGTGAGAACCAAGCAGTAGTATTAGAAACTCTTAATGTGTCCGGTATGCTCAAAAACCACAATCTTGCCCAACATATATCCGATGCATCGTGGTCTTCCTTTGTAACAAAACTCGAATACAAAGCCGAATGGTACGGAAAAACAATTCTTCGTATCGGACAGTTCGAGCCAAGTACGAAAATCTGTAATGTATGTGGGTATCATAACAAAAACATTACACTTGCAGACCGTAAATGGCAATGTCATGATTGTGGTACATCACATGACAGAGATGTCAATGCTGCAGTCAACATTAAGAAGTTTGCCTTAAATACACAGAACTTGATAGGTATTTGA
- a CDS encoding MarR family transcriptional regulator, with protein MEEMMGFVTGNTNRQKLLEMLASKGDLETSSIAKNMHLAQPSVKRLVEELVEKNLIVEKAGKCSLTELGTTIERKVQNL; from the coding sequence ATGGAAGAAATGATGGGTTTTGTGACAGGGAACACGAATCGACAAAAACTTCTTGAAATGCTGGCGTCCAAAGGTGATCTTGAGACATCCAGTATTGCAAAGAATATGCATCTTGCACAGCCTTCTGTCAAAAGACTGGTAGAAGAGCTGGTGGAAAAGAATCTGATAGTTGAAAAGGCGGGTAAGTGCAGTCTTACAGAACTTGGGACAACAATTGAGAGGAAAGTGCAAAACCTCTGA